In Flavobacteriales bacterium, a single window of DNA contains:
- a CDS encoding lamin tail domain-containing protein — protein MKSILSFILTLSSFSLIAQDCSELFFSEYVEGSSQNKALEVYNPTSQTIDLSAYVIHRYSNGNSNPEGDGLTLNGSLEPYQTFIVTNGETVDDGFGLIDPALYDLADQVCPPEYPNPLSMNGNDAITLSKNGAIVDIIGKLGENPGGGWTDDATAGFTDANGGAWWTKNHTLVRKASIKLGVTTNPVLFNPTAEWDSLSIDTWTNLGTHECDCYSGSPSSIEDKSTSFVLYPNPATNMQTINVSANKAIKSFELINALGQKVNLNYTHSNSQAYIHTHNINSGIYSLTIIFEDNSIKNSSIVIN, from the coding sequence ATGAAATCAATTTTATCTTTTATTTTAACATTATCTTCTTTTAGCCTTATAGCACAAGATTGCTCTGAGCTTTTCTTTTCAGAATATGTTGAAGGAAGTTCTCAAAACAAAGCTCTTGAAGTCTACAACCCTACAAGTCAAACTATTGATCTAAGTGCCTACGTTATTCATCGATATTCAAACGGAAATAGTAATCCTGAAGGTGATGGATTAACATTAAATGGAAGCTTAGAACCATATCAAACATTTATTGTAACTAATGGTGAAACCGTTGATGATGGATTTGGTTTAATTGATCCAGCACTTTATGATCTTGCAGATCAAGTTTGTCCTCCTGAATATCCAAATCCGTTATCCATGAATGGAAATGATGCTATAACTCTTTCAAAAAATGGTGCTATAGTTGATATTATCGGAAAACTTGGCGAAAACCCAGGTGGTGGTTGGACTGATGATGCTACTGCTGGATTTACTGATGCCAATGGTGGCGCATGGTGGACTAAAAACCATACGCTCGTAAGAAAAGCAAGTATTAAATTAGGTGTAACAACTAACCCCGTTCTATTTAACCCAACTGCTGAATGGGATTCATTATCCATTGACACATGGACAAACCTTGGCACTCATGAATGTGATTGTTATTCTGGAAGTCCTTCTTCTATTGAAGACAAATCAACTTCTTTTGTTCTCTATCCTAATCCAGCGACAAACATGCAAACTATTAATGTAAGTGCTAACAAAGCCATTAAATCTTTTGAATTGATTAACGCTCTTGGACAAAAAGTTAATTTAAATTACACTCATTCAAATTCACAAGCTTATATCCACACTCACAATATAAATAGTGGTATTTATAGTTTGACTATAATATTTGAAGACAATAGCATCAAGAATAGCTCAATTGTCATAAACTAA